CTAATAGGCTTGTTTGCGACAAGTAGAACGATTGATTTTGTGCAAGTTGGTTTCAATCGCTCCAAGAACGTCATGATCATTTCGCAAGAATTAGATGCTGTACGATTGGCTATTCTCCAAGAAATTGATCGAGGCGCGACCGTATTGAGTGGTGTAGGCGGTTATACGAATGAAGACCGTAATATTATTATGGTTGTTGTGGAACAAAGTGAATTCACTAAATTGACACAAACGGTTAAAAAGATTGACCCCACAGCGTTTGTCATTGCTATGGACGCTGCTGAAGTGTTGGGGGAGGGTTTTAAATCTAGCTAGGTTGGATATAATATCCTTGATGGATTTTTTCTATCAGTACACTTCGTTAGGGGGAAGTAAATTGAAAAAGTATGTTATGGCAATCCTTTTTGGCTCGGCCCTAGTACTTAGTGCTTGTGGCGGTGGCGGAGAAGAAGATGGAGGCACCACTACAGACAACGGAGAAGAAAACCAAACAGAAGAAAATGGTGGCGACTCTGGTGAAGAAGCTGGCGGCGATAGTGGTGGCGAAGTGAACACTGCAGAAGCAGAGAAACTTTATAAACAAAACTGTGCAAGCTGTCATGCGAACGACCTTTCTGGTAATGTTGGTCCAAACTTAAAACAAATTGGTTCTAAGCTAGATAAGAGTGGCATTAAACAAGTTATCATTAACGGACAAGGCTCTATGCCTCCAAAGCAACTAGAAGGTCAAGAAGCGGAAACCGTTGCAGCTTGGTTGGCTACGAAAAAGTAACTATTTTTGATAAAAAAATACT
This DNA window, taken from Pontibacillus yanchengensis, encodes the following:
- the cccB gene encoding cytochrome c551, yielding MKKYVMAILFGSALVLSACGGGGEEDGGTTTDNGEENQTEENGGDSGEEAGGDSGGEVNTAEAEKLYKQNCASCHANDLSGNVGPNLKQIGSKLDKSGIKQVIINGQGSMPPKQLEGQEAETVAAWLATKK